From a single Alloactinosynnema sp. L-07 genomic region:
- a CDS encoding tyrosine-type recombinase/integrase, with the protein MTSHGTRLRLLTSDLQDGDQRTIARHLVSLDLDGLSDETRNQREGALRRLAWWLEHARDTNLDHATEHDLRAWTEAIMRTTDGGEASNSTRRTYISHVRSFYLWRAKAGHPNPAMLLRPPKKRQTVPRPVDESSLGVAMRGLPDRPRIWYALGAFAGLRAGEVAAMRGIDLDDSEHPVMMTIRGKGGKERQVPCSPELWDILKPHVLGRGPLWRTATGGKVTGKYISGQVADALDALGLRVRHHSGRHRFGRKFYVATKDIRATQEVLGHASVSTTQIYTEGARPVISTGVCKVTGPLKGMKRRGPRRG; encoded by the coding sequence ATGACATCCCATGGAACCCGACTACGACTGCTCACCTCCGACCTACAGGACGGTGATCAACGCACCATCGCCCGCCACCTCGTCTCGCTGGACCTTGACGGCCTCAGCGACGAGACCCGCAACCAACGCGAAGGCGCACTCCGGCGCCTGGCCTGGTGGCTCGAACACGCGCGAGACACAAACCTCGACCACGCCACCGAACACGACCTCCGCGCCTGGACCGAAGCGATCATGCGCACCACAGACGGCGGCGAAGCGTCCAACTCGACCCGACGCACCTACATCTCACACGTCCGCAGCTTCTACCTCTGGCGCGCTAAGGCAGGCCACCCCAACCCGGCCATGCTGCTCCGGCCGCCGAAGAAGCGGCAGACCGTCCCCCGCCCGGTCGACGAATCCTCGCTCGGCGTCGCCATGCGCGGGCTCCCCGACCGGCCCCGCATCTGGTACGCGCTGGGCGCGTTCGCTGGGCTACGAGCGGGGGAAGTTGCGGCCATGCGCGGAATCGACCTCGACGACTCCGAACACCCGGTGATGATGACCATCCGGGGCAAGGGCGGCAAGGAACGGCAAGTGCCGTGCTCCCCGGAACTGTGGGACATCCTCAAGCCCCACGTCCTCGGCCGCGGACCGCTGTGGCGCACAGCCACCGGCGGCAAGGTAACCGGAAAGTACATCAGCGGCCAGGTCGCCGACGCGCTCGACGCACTCGGCCTCCGGGTCCGACACCACTCCGGCCGCCACAGATTCGGCAGGAAGTTCTACGTGGCCACAAAGGACATCCGTGCTACACAGGAAGTCTTGGGACACGCCAGCGTAAGTACCACTCAGATCTACACCGAAGGTGCTAGACCAGTGATCAGCACCGGAGTGTGCAAGGTGACCGGCCCGCTCAAGGGCATGAAGCGACGAGGTCCGCGCAGAGGGTAG
- a CDS encoding DUF397 domain-containing protein: MVWSDWRKSSRSGGNSNCVEVAHRTGEAGLRDSKNAAGPVLAVPVESFGRLLAVAAQGR, from the coding sequence ATGGTGTGGTCCGACTGGCGGAAGTCCTCCAGGTCAGGCGGGAACTCGAACTGCGTGGAGGTCGCTCACCGCACGGGCGAGGCTGGGCTCCGCGACTCGAAGAACGCAGCGGGCCCGGTGCTGGCCGTTCCGGTCGAGTCGTTCGGGCGGTTGCTCGCCGTGGCGGCACAGGGCCGGTAA
- a CDS encoding helix-turn-helix transcriptional regulator, giving the protein MAKRAPGAKTKALGAELRALREARGMNQADVAARLEVSEPTLSRIETGRRAPDLEEVATLLAIYEVTGQRKEELLDMARTANGPSWLQAMAPRLPHDSVTLATLEHDATAVTDWALMLVPGLLQTMEYSEAVMRHVGVPDSEIGDRVIARKRRQERLREVDYTAFLYEAALTVPFDDDRVMANQLRHLVELIQEGVSVRIVPAAAPAHAGLVGSFMLLRFIDRMPTVHVELAQSDAFLSDQDEVAYYAAVVERLSELALDTSHSVRLIRQIAERR; this is encoded by the coding sequence ATGGCGAAGCGCGCACCGGGAGCGAAGACGAAGGCGCTCGGCGCAGAACTGCGCGCGCTCCGCGAAGCGCGCGGCATGAACCAAGCCGACGTGGCGGCCCGCCTCGAGGTGTCCGAGCCGACGCTGTCCCGCATCGAGACCGGGCGTCGCGCACCCGACCTCGAGGAAGTCGCGACCTTGCTTGCGATCTACGAGGTGACGGGCCAGCGCAAGGAAGAACTGCTGGACATGGCGCGCACCGCGAACGGGCCGAGCTGGTTGCAGGCGATGGCGCCGCGGCTGCCGCACGACTCGGTCACCTTGGCCACGCTCGAGCACGACGCGACGGCCGTGACCGACTGGGCGCTGATGCTCGTGCCCGGGCTGCTGCAGACCATGGAGTACAGCGAGGCGGTCATGCGGCACGTCGGTGTGCCGGACAGCGAGATCGGCGACCGGGTCATCGCCCGCAAGCGTCGCCAGGAGCGGCTACGCGAGGTCGACTACACCGCGTTCCTGTACGAGGCTGCGCTCACGGTCCCCTTCGATGACGACCGGGTGATGGCGAACCAACTGCGGCATCTCGTTGAACTCATCCAGGAGGGCGTGTCGGTCCGCATCGTCCCTGCGGCCGCACCGGCGCACGCGGGACTGGTCGGCTCTTTCATGCTGCTTCGCTTCATCGACCGAATGCCGACCGTACACGTCGAGCTCGCCCAATCAGACGCATTCCTCAGCGACCAGGATGAGGTGGCCTACTACGCCGCCGTGGTGGAGCGCCTGTCAGAACTGGCGCTGGACACGTCACACTCTGTGCGTCTGATTCGGCAGATTGCAGAGAGAAGGTGA